A stretch of the Panicum virgatum strain AP13 chromosome 9N, P.virgatum_v5, whole genome shotgun sequence genome encodes the following:
- the LOC120692477 gene encoding uncharacterized protein LOC120692477 — MDLASSAVASDLASRFISFLIHRFSTGSCPEEKVEKLQHLLQRVETVVEEADGRYITNSGMLSQLRMLEDAMYRGYHALHNFNYGGFEGPGKVGRKGSLSSLYFATPLKRFHRSGSGDAIPCSGQELQSALASLEAAVANMTEFVILLGGCERMSRRPYDTYLYMENFMFGRHAEKQQAINILLQPSPLNNSAPTVLPIVGGHLVGKKTLVAHVCGDERVRAHFSNILHLNSDNLQIVDHERYISERALVIVELTADIRDEDWMKFYSVVSRMGQGSKVILITRLENLSRFGTVKPVCLNSLSYEEYSYLFKVLSFGSTNMDDHPRLASMVQEFPLLLRGSLISVYAFADMLKKNMSAQFWASVLDRFRAVVDSNLCIFGEHPKLLLERDRPTDIARFISPSTPSLRLMPPRSKADTQERPLPMLTFAELMVDPRILPKGDFDLVTWKSKIAPYGEYVHFVLADHAEQQPEGLPTRRKRPAVFL, encoded by the coding sequence ATGGATCTTGCCAGTTCTGCAGTTGCGAGCGATCTAGCGAGCCGATTCATCTCCTTCCTCATCCACAGATTCTCGACGGGCTCATGTCCAGAGGAAAAGGTGGAGAAGCTGCAGCATCTCTTGCAACGAGTTGAGACTGTTGTCGAGGAGGCCGATGGGCGATATATCACCAACTCAGGTATGTTGTCACAGCTGAGGATGCTTGAGGACGCCATGTACCGAGGCTATCACGCTCTTCACAACTTCAATTATGGGGGCTTCGAGGGTCCTGGCAAAGTGGGTAGGAAAGGCTCTTTGTCGTCCTTGTATTTTGCCACTCCTCTTAAACGTTTTCACAGAAGTGGCTCTGGTGATGCAATTCCCTGCAGCGGTCAGGAGCTGCAGTCTGCTCTTGCCAGTCTTGAAGCTGCTGTTGCAAACATGACGGAGTTTGTTATACTTTTAGGGGGATGTGAGCGCATGTCTCGCAGGCCATATGACACTTACCTCTACATGGAAAACTTCATGTTTGGTCGGCATGCTGAGAAGCAGCAGGCCATCAACATCTTGCTTCAACCCAGCCCTCTGAATAATAGTGCTCCAACCGTGCTTCCAATTGTCGGTGGCCATTTGGTCGGGAAGAAAACTTTGGTTGCGCATGTCTGCGGTGACGAGAGGGTTCGCGCCCACTTCTCTAACATTTTGCACCTTAACAGTGATAATCTTCAGATAGTCGACCACGAAAGGTACATTTCTGAAAGGGCCCTGGTTATTGTTGAGCTTACTGCAGATATAAGAGATGAGGACTGGATGAAGTTCTACTCGGTGGTGTCACGTATGGGCCAAGGAAGCAAGGTGATACTCATAACCAGGCTTGAAAACCTTTCAAGATTTGGGACGGTGAAGCCAGTTTGTTTGAATAGTCTGTCATACGAGGAGTACAGCTACCTTTTCAAGGTTCTATCGTTCGGGAGCACAAACATGGATGACCACCCACGCTTGGCATCCATGGTGCAAGAGTTCCCACTGCTATTGAGAGGTTCTCTCATCTCGGTGTACGCATTTGCCGACATGCTGAAGAAGAACATGAGTGCTCAATTCTGGGCCTCTGTTCTGGACAGGTTCAGGGCTGTGGTAGACAGTAATCTCTGCATATTTGGCGAACACCCAAAGCTACTCCTTGAGAGAGATCGACCAACGGACATAGCAAGGTTTATCTCTCCTTCCACTCCTTCACTGCGCCTTATGCCTCCTCGCAGCAAAGCAGACACCCAAGAAAGGCCACTACCGATGTTGACCTTTGCAGAGCTGATGGTGGATCCTAGAATTCTTCCAAAAGGTGATTTTGACCTGGTGACATGGAAATCAAAGATAGCGCCATACGGTGAGTATGTGCACTTTGTCCTGGCTGATCATGCTGAGCAGCAACCTGAAGGATTGCCAACACGGAGGAAGCGTCCAGCAGTATTTCTGTAG